In Hevea brasiliensis isolate MT/VB/25A 57/8 chromosome 13, ASM3005281v1, whole genome shotgun sequence, a single genomic region encodes these proteins:
- the LOC110651255 gene encoding ABC transporter G family member 21, which produces MMPPEQESSIAAGNSPANIMLPNWTETVPVHAEPSVSSINATPCSQDRLPDQQEPTPSRFSILRASLRPVTLMFVDVAYSIDLSTKGSCCSPNGSKSTRIVLNGVSGIVRPGELVAMLGPSGSGKTTLLTALAGRLPGKVSGTITYNGLPFSSSVKRKTGFVAQDDVFYPHLTVIETLTFAALLRLPKMLTREEKIEQAEMVIVELGLTRCRNSVVGGPLLRGISGGERKRVSIGQEMLVNPSLLLLDEPTSGLDSTTAQRIMATLKGLARGGRTLITTIHQPSSRLYRMFDKVVVLSDGCPIYSGPAGRVMECFDSIGYVPGFNFMNPADFLLDLASGIVPDTKQDDKMEVYGRVDHLDDQNSTKQSLISSYKKNLYPALKAEIHQNLQDPVLSASSGTSSLRNSEDQWTTTWWQQFKVLLRRGLQERKHESYSGLRIFQVMSVSILSGLLWLHSDTSHIQDQVGLLFFLSIFWGFFPMFNAIFTFPQERPMLIKERSSGMYRLSSYYFARMAGDLPMELVLPTIFVIFTYWMGGLKSSVITFVLTLLIILFNVLVSQGLGLALGAILMEAKQATTLASVTMLVFLLAGGYYIQHIPPFIAWLKYISFSHFCYKLLVGVQYSANEVYECELGMDCRVMDFPAIKCLGTDNKGWDVAALSIMLVGYRLLAYVALRMWQPH; this is translated from the exons ATGATGCCCCCTGAGCAAGAAAGTTCCATTGCTGCAGGCAATAGTCCAGCTAATATCATGCTCCCCAACTGGACGGAAACTGTTCCTGTTCATGCTGAGCCCTCTGTTTCTTCCATTAACGCCACCCCATGTTCACAAGATCGACTACCTGATCAACAAGAACCAACCCCATCAAGATTCTCTATTTTACGCGCGTCGTTACGTCCCGTAACTCTCATG TTTGTAGATGTTGCTTATAGTATTGATTTGTCCACAAAAGGAAGCTGTTGTTCTCCGAATGGATCAAAATCGACAAGAATCGTACTCAATGGTGTTAGTGGCATCGTTCGTCCTGGCGAGCTAGTAGCAATGCTTGGACCATCGGGGAGCGGCAAGACTACCCTTTTAACAGCTCTTGCCGGTAGACTACCAGGAAAGGTCTCGGGTACCATAACATACAATGGCCTGCCGTTCTCCAGCTCTGTGAAGCGCAAAACAGGCTTTGTCGCTCAAGACGATGTCTTTTATCCCCATCTAACAGTGATAGAGACCTTGACATTTGCTGCTCTATTaaggctaccaaaaatgctcaccagAGAAGAGAAAATAGAGCAAGCTGAGATGGTTATCGTGGAGCTTGGATTAACAAGGTGTAGAAACAGTGTAGTGGGTGGGCCTTTACTTCGGGGAATATCGGGTGGTGAACGCAAACGGGTCAGTATCGGGCAAGAAATGCTGGTAAACCCGAGTTTATTGTTGCTTGACGAACCCACTTCAGGGCTTGACTCGACCACTGCTCAACGAATCATGGCCACCTTAAAAGGACTAGCACGTGGCGGTAGGACTCTCATAACCACCATTCATCAGCCTTCAAGTAGGCTTTACAGGATGTTTGACAAGGTGGTGGTTTTGTCGGATGGATGTCCCATTTACAGCGGGCCAGCTGGTCGGGTCATGGAGTGTTTTGATTCGATAGGTTACGTGCCCGGGTTCAATTTTATGAACCCGGCTGATTTTCTGCTTGACCTTGCTAGTG GCATAGTTCCTGACACGAAACAAGATGATAAAATGGAGGTTTATGGTAGAGTAGATCACCTTGATGATCAGAATTCAACAAAACAATCCTTGATATCATCATATAAGAAGAACCTATACCCTGCATTGAAAGCAGAGATTCATCAAAATTTGCAGGACCCAGTTCTTTCTGCATCGTCAGGAACTTCATCACTAAGAA ATTCTGAGGATCAATGGACGACCACCTGGTGGCAGCAATTCAAGGTGCTGCTGAGAAGGGGTTTGCAAGAAAGGAAGCATGAATCCTACTCAGGCTTAAGGATTTTCCAAGTAATGTCAGTTTCGATTCTTTCAGGGCTTTTGTGGTTGCATTCTGATACGTCACACATACAAGATCAG GTGGGACTTCTCTTCTTTTTATCCATCTTCTGGGGCTTTTTCCCTATGTTCAATGCTATATTCACATTCCCTCAGGAGCGACCAATGCTGATAAAAGAGCGTTCCTCGGGCATGTACCGCCTCTCCTCTTACTACTTTGCTCGAATGGCTGGTGACTTGCCAATGGAGCTTGTTCTGCCCACAATTTTTGTGATTTTCACATACTGGATGGGTGGCCTGAAGTCCTCTGTAATCACATTTGTATTAACCCTCTTGATCATCCTTTTCAATGTGCTAGTATCACAAGGACTAGGACTAGCTCTTGGTGCGATTTTAATGGAGGCAAAGCAGGCAACAACTTTAGCTTCAGTGACTATGCTTGTGTTCTTACTAGCCGGGGGATACTACATTCAGCATATCCCACCATTTATAGCCTGGTTGAAGTACATCTCATTTAGTCACTTTTGTTACAAGCTGCTGGTAGGAGTACAGTACTCAGCAAATGAGGTTTATGAATGTGAGCTGGGGATGGATTGCAGGGTAATGGATTTTCCTGCTATCAAGTGTCTGGGTACTGATAATAAGGGGT